A single genomic interval of Schistocerca americana isolate TAMUIC-IGC-003095 chromosome 2, iqSchAmer2.1, whole genome shotgun sequence harbors:
- the LOC124595257 gene encoding sentrin-specific protease 8-like: MARDQVVLSFHDTLLHRSDIELLTGPYWLNDTLISFYFEYLQRVLFMNQKDYLFIGPEVTQCLKVSPFEEINVFLDPLNAKEYKYIFLALNDSDIVETTGGTHWSLLVYCKLEDTFFHFDSSSGFNNHHAKVLADGLSKYFSPIAKSVFIEAPSLQQTNSYDCGVHLLCNVDHIIGMSKQCKSLRDIGLVNRMIVNTKRMEILDLIETLSEKRE, encoded by the coding sequence ATGGCCAGAGATCAAGTTGTTCTGAGCTTTCATGATACACTGTTGCACAGATCTGACATTGAGCTATTAACAGGTCCATACTGGTTAAATGATACACttataagtttttattttgaatACTTGCAAAGGGTGTTATTCATGAATCAAAAAGATTATTTATTCATTGGACCGGAAGTAACACAATGTCTGAAGGTATCACCATTTGAGGAAATAAATGTGTTTTTGGACCCACTAAATGCAAAAGAATATAAATATATTTTCCTTGCATTGAATGATTCTGACATAGTTGAGACAACTGGTGGTACCCACTGGAGTTTACTAGTTTACTGCAAGCTGGAAGATACATTTTTCCATTTTGATTCTTCTTCTGGCTTTAATAATCATCATGCAAAAGTACTGGCAGATGGGCTTTCAAAGTATTTCTCTCCAATTGCTAAATCAGTCTTTATTGAAGCACCATCTCTCCAACAGACCAATTCTTATGACTGTGGGGTTCATTTACTGTGTAATGTCGATCACATTATAGGGATGTCTAAACAATGTAAGAGCTTAAGAGACATTGGTTTAGTAAACAGAATGATTGTAAATACAAAGAGAATGGAAATTTTGGACTTGATTGAAACTCTTTCAGAAAAGAGGGAATAA